Sequence from the [Clostridium] scindens genome:
TAAGATCGGTACTTTTGAGAGTATCAGTACGAATTGGCTTCCCACGATTCTGGAAATGTTTTCTATCGATCATCCCTCCGTCAATTATGAATTAGTTCACGGCACGTATGATACGATTCAAAAGGATATTGCCCTTGACCGAATAGACTGTGGCTTTACCACTTCGTTGCTTTCTGAAAAGAATCTTACATTCTGCCCTCTTTTGGATGATGAGTTTATGGTTGTTCTTCCCAGAGGACACGAATTATCCAAAAAAGCCGCAATACTGGCACAGGATCTTGCAGACTATCCCATGGTTATTTCTGCCGAAGGCTTAAACTACGACATTGGCAATATTTTAGATAATAGCCATATACGGCCTAACATCCGTATATTAAGTGGCGAAGATATGAGTTCTGTCCTGTTTGTAGAAAAGGGACTTGGCATCGGCATATTTCCACAGTTAATACTAAATGGCCTGAAGAAGGATATCAGCTGCCGTCCATTTGTAGAACATTATTCCAGAATAATTGGCATCGCTACACAGGATTCTCCTTACATCTCTCCTCTGACAAGAGACTTTATTAAAACAGTTCATAAATATATTCAAGAACGATATGGTAAAACTTACGTATTAGAAGATGATAGACAGTCTTTTTAAATCACCCTCTTAAAAAGAGAGTCCCTCGCACTTACGAGGAACTCTCTTTTTCAAATTCAGCATACGTTTATCAACGTCCTTTATCGATCCGTATTCACTTGTCTTTAACATCAACGTTTTAATCCTGTCCGCCTCTTCCCTGGTAATTGCCCCGCACTGCGCCATGCTGTATAGCACCTGGTCCGTGCGCCGTGACGCCATTTCTTTACTGGCATCCGGCGAGTAGATGGAAGGAGCCTTTGGAATGCCCGCAAGCATGGCTGACTCATATTCATTCAGTTTCCGCGGTTCTTTTCCAAAATACCCCAAGGATGCCTGATAGATTCCATAGTATCCACTGCCGAAGTATACTGTATTGGCATATAGTTCGAATATCTCATCCTTTGTATATCTTGATTCTATCTCTATGGCCGCAAAGACCTCCGCCACCTTTCGCTCGAACTTCTTATCCCTGGTAAACAGCAGATTCTTGGCAAACTGCTGGGTAATAGTGCTTCCGCCTTCTGCTAAGGACAGCGACCGGATATCCCTCCATGCAGCGCGTCCGATCGCAATCAGATCAATTCCTCCGTGATCTTCAAATCTGCGGTCCTCAATGGATATCGTCGCTTTTACATAGAATTGTGGAAGACTGTCGTAGTCAACATAATTCTCCTGACTGCGTATCTTTTCAATACGCTGGTCGATCGGCTCATCTGTTATGGCTTCCCGATACATTTCGTATCCTTTTATCCCAAAGAAGGCGCCGCTTCCCAGCAGCATGTAAATAAGGAACAACAGACAGCAGAAGATTTTCTTCTTTTTCTTCATAGCCACCCATTCCTTTCCATTTCATCAACCTAGAATCCATCATCAAAATGTTCATTTAAGTCATATCATCACGGAGCGTGTCAATAATATTCTCTTTCCTTATCTTGCTGACTGCATAAAGCATGGTAATAAATATTACTAAAAATACGCTGATTATACTGATTCCAATGCTTGCCCACGGCAGTACGAAACGGTGACTGTCTACCATCATTGTCTTACAGATCATCCAAGATGAAATGATCGCCACCGGAAGCCCGAAAAGCAGTGACCTAACGCCATAAAAGGCACACTCAAACCGCATCATTTTATTGAAATCCCGGTCGGACATTCCTACGGAGCGCAGCATGGCAAGTTCCCTCCGACGCAGCTTGATATTCGTCGAGATCGTATTGAACACATTGGCAATTGCGATCAGCGATATCATAATGATAAATGTATAGGAAAATACATTGGCAACAAAGATATAATTCCTGCCCTCCTCAAGAGCATCTGATGTGTTCATGAACGTATATGCAGAGGTCAGGGACGCCTCTTGAATTATGGTCTTCATCTCCTTCTCTGATTTGGGTGGATTCTCTGACTGGAAGGTCAATCCTTTCACTTTCAAGTCTGCCGGATTATCTGCAGGATACAGATACGCCTTCATAGACCAGGGCGCCAACACCTGGAAAGAGTAAGGCCTCTGCTCCGCGGCTCCCGCTATCGGAGGCGAATCCGGCGGTACGGTCTCGACGAATGTAACGCTTATGTTCTGGTTTTGTGCCTCCCCTGCTTCTGCGCTTG
This genomic interval carries:
- a CDS encoding LysR family transcriptional regulator gives rise to the protein MSKYDIILDVFRTGSISKTAQSKNYSQPAVSQIISSFEKEIGFSVFKREKNGLFPTRQGALLFDSILKITQEENKIQKIVQSCASTDRGTIKIGTFESISTNWLPTILEMFSIDHPSVNYELVHGTYDTIQKDIALDRIDCGFTTSLLSEKNLTFCPLLDDEFMVVLPRGHELSKKAAILAQDLADYPMVISAEGLNYDIGNILDNSHIRPNIRILSGEDMSSVLFVEKGLGIGIFPQLILNGLKKDISCRPFVEHYSRIIGIATQDSPYISPLTRDFIKTVHKYIQERYGKTYVLEDDRQSF
- a CDS encoding transglycosylase domain-containing protein, producing MKKKKKIFCCLLFLIYMLLGSGAFFGIKGYEMYREAITDEPIDQRIEKIRSQENYVDYDSLPQFYVKATISIEDRRFEDHGGIDLIAIGRAAWRDIRSLSLAEGGSTITQQFAKNLLFTRDKKFERKVAEVFAAIEIESRYTKDEIFELYANTVYFGSGYYGIYQASLGYFGKEPRKLNEYESAMLAGIPKAPSIYSPDASKEMASRRTDQVLYSMAQCGAITREEADRIKTLMLKTSEYGSIKDVDKRMLNLKKRVPRKCEGLSF